From Salmo salar chromosome ssa21, Ssal_v3.1, whole genome shotgun sequence:
CTAAAAAGATATTGTGGAACAAAATATGGATGCAAACAGATTGGATTTGACTTTCCTCTTTAGCGTCAGTGCTAAAAGATAATACAGACACAAAGTGTACATATCAAAATGGCAGCAGTTGCAAATCTGCCTCCCTCTGTTTTTGAAGATTGCTCTTCTGTTGGCTCCCCATGTCTACACTCCTGAATCAGAGTGGCTCCGGTTAGAGCGGAATAGCAAGAGTAGCATagatgtcagtcagtcagagaataAGAAACCCTGAGCTACACGGTGTTAGTCCTACAGATGCCGAGACCGCTTTAAATCCAGAACGTACATGTTGTTGCACTATTGAGTTGGCATACAGTTCTTGCCAGAGAGGATGTACTGGTTTTAAGTCAGAGAATAAACACAAACAGATGATTACATTGATTTAAAAACAAACGCTACATAGAGTGAAAGAAAGTTGGTGCCATGGCAAGAAGCAAACTGTCAGTTCCAACTTTGATTGCATACAGTTAAAACAGTAGAAGCATGGTGTTATTATATCCCTGAACGTCTCTCCTTAAGTGGTAGGATATAACAAAATCTGTCTGATGGAGAGAAGCACAGAATTGAGTCACCAGTGTTTTACTACAATTGGACTACTAATAGAACATATCTGGTTAGACTCTGAAAGCTACAATTGGCAATTTGAATCTGTTATGTGTTGTCTACAGTAGCACATAGCCAAAGTGGTGGACATGCTGTCAGTGATGGAGAATACAAGATTGAGGGGGAACACGTATCGATTTTTATCATGATGGCTACATTAGCAATGTAGAACACCTGACATGATCTGAATAACCCGTCTAAATGGACATCTACCTGAAAACCACAGAAGCCGTAAAGACCTCATGTATGCACCTCTCGACTAAGTTATCCAAAATAATGGCACGAGAATGAGTCAGAGCCTAAAAGCAGAGGGGGGGGTTGTCGTAGAGTAATGTATGCTTCCTGAGACGTATTGAAATACGGTGAAAATAGTAGACTACGAACAGAAAACACCACAAACATGGCAGGGAGAAAGAGCAATACAGTTACAGCGGATTGTAGACATTCGAGTTTAAAATCAAAAGGGGGTTTCAAACAACCGACACCAGCGTCACACTTTTACATAGAGGCTCAAAAACAAAACTAAAAAAGGCATGCGTTTTTAATATTATGTGGACACCGCAAACCTAAAAAGGGAAGTGCTTAAAAATATTTTTCCTCAAATATTTTCATATTTTCAGGGATGTTTAAAAAGTTCAAAACATTTTGGTAAAAACAACAATGCTCACAGTCACATTTGAATAGCAGGGGCAACATagaaaatacacaaaaaaaatacacaaacaGAAATGAAGAAGGCAGAAACACTTGTTTGTGAATGGCCATTTTGTTGGCATACTCCATTATTTGAAAAAGCTTCAATACCAAACATGTCATCTGAATGTCAATGTCCTGTAGTGGTTTTAGTGTTACAAAGGAAAACATATTTATTTGTAGGATGTACAACTGAGGTATACCTTGTTGAGAGACTCAAGAGGTTGATGGTTATTTGTATAGAAATGCTGTGAAGCAGGTCCGGATAAATAACCTTGATtacgctgttctctctctctctctctctctctctctcaagcagcGAAACACAGACATTCAGAAGCTGTTTCTTATTGGCATTACAGTAGTCATTCtgagaaacacaaacagaaaatGTGTTTAAAAACCAAGTTGCCCTTTTTTTTCTGCTGAAATGAAGTTAACTGTGTGTCTCGAttcttcttctctcctgttcCGCCTTTTCTTAGAAAAAAAACTGAAGTCAGTCCAGGAAGTACATTTTCCTTTATTTTACAAAAAAATTGTAATATCAACCAAAAGGTCAACTTTAAAATGACTTTGTCCATTGTCAAGGTGCTGGACAAAAATATTTGTTCAGTGAGGGGTCTAGATGATTGATTGTCCACCCTCCCCACCCCCCATCATGCCCTCCCATTTTAAAGGACCTGGGCATGAGGAAGTCTTTAGGTACACATGTAGCTAAATGCAATAGGAACCAGTTTAAAACTGGATCATTCTCCATGAACCCAGGTCCACTAAATGATTTTGGCGCCACTTTGGGTATAATCCCAGAGTTAGCAACAAACGTTGGAAAGAGTCCTGACCTTCTGCTTAGGGAGGCGAGTCTCTCTGGGTTCTGTTCATACGCCTAGTCATAGGCTGGATTCTTTGGGGGGGTAGTCCACGTTGGTCACCATGGTGACGACTGTGACGATCTCCTCGGGCGCGGTGATGTTGTTGAGGCGCTGCATCTGCACCATGCGCTCCTCCACACACCCTGCCGACAGGCGCGCCTCCGCCTCGTGGTCCCAGCACTCCTCGATGGTCTCACACAGCATGGTCAGACCCTGGGagggacagaacacacacacacggttacccTCGGCGACACAAGGGCACAATGACACACATGGAGCGAGGCCCGTGGTGCGtcatggtggacagagagagaccagacaccaTTAAGTTAACTAATCTACTGTTACAGATCCACAAGAGAGGAAACAGATCTGGTAGGAGACACTGAGAAACTGTGAGGAGGAGGCCACTCAGCAGACATATCAGACAGAAATGGCCACTATCTTCTGGACTGGGTGGAGAAATAAAAGTGTCTGCGTTGGGCTCGCGTTAGGATGCTCTGCAGACAGTAGAGATTCAGACAAACCATTTTAGCTAACCATAGTCAAGACATAAACAGATGAGGTAAACAGTGCCCTGGGTCatggtaaaaatgtgcttaacaaatcacataataaggtGCATGGacgcactctgtgtgcaataactgtttaacatgatttctgaatgactacctcatctctgtacccaacatatatcattatctgtaaggtccctcagttgagcagtgaatttaaacacagattcaaccacaaagaccagaggttTTTCAATTCCTCGCAAAGGGAaggttggtagatgggtaaaaaaaaaaagcagactttgagcatggtgaagttattaattacactttggatggtgtaccaatacacccagtcactaaaaatatacaggtgtccttcctaactcagttaccggaGGGGAAGGAAACCGCtgagggattttaccatgaggcccgcaaaacaccagtctcaacgtcaacagtgaagaggtgactccgggatgctggcctcctAGGCATAGTTGaaaagaaaagccatatctcagactggccaataaaaataaaatattaagatgggcaaaagaacacagacactggacacaggaactctgcctagaaggccagcatctcggagtcgcctcttcactgttgacgttgagactggtgttttgcgggtactatttaatgaagctgccagttgaggacttgaggcatctgtttctcaaactagacactctaatgtacttgtcctcttgctcagttgtgcacagggacctcccactcctctttctattctggttagagccagtttgccctcttctgtgaagggagtattacacagcgctgtacgagatcttcagattcttggcaatttcttgcatggaatagccttcatttctcagaacaagaatagagaagcgagtttcagaagaaagttctttgtttctggccatttttagcctgtaattggacccacaaatgctgatgctccagatattcaactagtttttttttatcagcacaacagttttcagctgtgctaacataattgcaaaagggtttaataatctaccgtttccagctacaatagtcatttacaacattaacaatgtctacactgtacttctgatcaatttgatgttattttaatggacaaaaaaaaatatatatatttcaaaaacaaggacatttctaagtgaccccaaacttttgaacggtagtgtatattagtgttttattattCATAAATCTTTGACAAATGTtcaaatttttcttccactttgacagagtactGTGTAGATGGttgacaatattttttttttacaattaaatcaattttaatcccactttgtaacacaacaaaggggtgtgaatactttctgaaggcactgtcctCCATCTCCTTACTGTTGCATGACAATGGGTATTTGGTCATTTGTGGTAGTCACGGTACTACCCCTTCAGTCAGGTCACAATGGTTGATTGGTTAAGATACATGGTGTATATGTTCTACTCACAGTGTGTTTCTGCCAGCACTCCCTGAGTGTGGGCCTCAGCTTTTTGTGAACTACAACATCCTGCATGTCCTCCAGGGATGGGTGCTGGCCAATCTCCTCCTCAAACGGCAGCATGTACTCATCCACTGGGCCTGAAATAACACAGCAGACTGTTACCTCAACACCACAGTGATCCATTCCAACAAAGAGAAAACCTTCACAAAATGCAATCAATATACCAATCATTACTTTCAGCtaataaagaaaataaaacattggTCTAAACACAATCAGTGATCTCTGAGTTTTTCCCCCCAAGGTATTCAGAGCTGATGCTTTGTGTTGTCTAACAGCTCTTGACCAGTGGAGGTCTCCCTCTGGGCAGTGAGTTGCTCTGACCAGGCTCTAACCCAGAGTTGCCCTCCAGTGATAACCAGAGGTCATGCAGGGCGTTCCACATGCTGACCCCCGACACAACAACCCGGGTTAGGCCAGGTCAATACGGCTCCatggaaccagacagacagaatccaGACGGAATTCCCTGGATAGACACCAGGACTATGGTAGTGCAGGAAAGGACCCCCCCCCTCCTGGAGAGATACTGTGTATGCTGGCTTCTGCTCCAGCCCTACACCTGATTTAGCTAATCAAGGTTCCGAGTAAAGCTGGAACACAATCCTGCGGTAGTGTAGCTCTCCAGAGAGTATGCTAGGAAGACAGGAAGAGGGTTGGCCACTCCTACTCTGCGTGGGCCACTCCTACTCTGCGTGGGCCACCCCTACCCTGCGTGGGCCACCCCTACCCTGCGTGGGCCACTCCTACTCTGCGTGGGCCACCCCTACCCTGCGTGGGCCACTCCTACCCTGCGTGGGCCACCCCTACTCTGCGTGGGCCACCCCTACCCTGCGTGGGCCACTCCTACCCTGCGTGGGCCACCCCTACTCTGCGTGGGCCACTCCTACTCTGCGTGGGCCACCCCTACTCTGCGTGGGCCACTCCTACCCTGCATGGGCCACCCCTACCCTGCGTGGGCCACCCCTACTCTGCGTGGGCCACTCCTACTCGCGTGGGCCACCCCTACTCTGCGTGGGCCACTCCTACTCTGCGTGGGCCACACCTACACTGCATGGGCCACCCCTACTCTGCGTGGGCCACTCCTACTCTGCGTGGGCCACTCCTACCTGCGTGGGCCACTCCTACTCTGCGTGGGCCACCCCTACTCTGCGTGGGCCACTCCTACTCTGCGTGGGCCACCCCTACTCTGCGTGGGCCACCCCTACCCTGCGTGGGCCACCCCTACTCTGCGTGGGCTACTCCTACCCTGCGTGGGCCACCCCTACTCTGCGTGGGCCACTCCTACTCTGCGTGGGCCACCCCTACCCTGCGTGGGCCACCCCTACTCTGCGTGGGCCACTCCTACCCTGCGTGGGCCACTCCTACTCTGCGTGGGCCGCTACTACTCTATGGTCCTTCCAGGGAGTGTGTTCTTACCGTCAGCAGCCTTGCAGCGTGCGGCCAGCTCCCACAGCACCAGTCCCAGGGCATACATGTCTATCCTCAGGAACGAGTCCCGCTGGAAGTTGATGGCCCCCTCCAGCACCTCAGGGGCCATGTACCTCCGGGTGCCCACCTGGAATGaacagacgcgcacacacacacacacacacacacacacacacacacacacacacacacacacacacagactggttaGAGATCAATCTCAATCGGTGGTCCTGCCTGTTTTGGATAATTTACATGCAATTGTCTCAATCTGACATCAGGGAATACAGAGTTCTGCTTGTGCTGAACAGATTGACGATGttgatgtttttttctttgtaacaTGAACGTCGAGGTATGCTGACGTTTTTACAGTCATGTAGAACATCATGGACTACACCTTCCACAACCATTCCTCCCATCACTCATCACTCACCTGTCCGTGCGTGTCCCCAGCGGATTTCCCAGCCTCAAACCTCTGGGCCAGGCCAAAGTCAGCGATGCAGGCTGTCAGGTTGGACTTTAGAAGGATATTCTTACTCTTGATATCCCTGTGGATTACAGCAGAACAGAAACACACCAATGAGACAACAGACAGCGCGGGAGAGGAAAGATACCCATCATTTAACAGGATGAATGTTGTGTACtttgacctgttcaccagacgtcctaactgtcccagacctgctgttttcaactctctagaaagagcaggagcggtagagatactctgaatgatcggctatgaaaagccaactgacattaactcttgaggtgctgacctgttgcaccctcgacaactactgtgattattattatttgaccatgctggtcatttatgaacatttgaacatcttggccatgttctgttataatctccacccggcacagccagaagatgactggccacccctcatagcctggttcctctctaggtttcttcctaggtcctggcttttctagggagtttttcctagccaccgtgcttctacacctgcattgcttgctgtttggggttttaggctgggtttctgtacagcactttgagatatcagctgatgtaagaagggctatataaatacatttgatttgatttactttcTGGAAGCAGagttagatttttggggggggtaagTGAAGGAAGGCAGTGGATTGAAAAGACCATCGAAGAGTAGGTCTTTAATGGCAGTGTAATGATAGAGGAACACAAACAGAGATAGGTGACCAGGGAGGATGGGAGAGCAGGGAGCTGACCTGTGGGCGATGGCTGGCTTGTGTCCGTCCTTCAGACCAGGGATGTCTTCATGGAGGTAGGCCAGGCCTCGAGCCGTGGTCTGGGCTATGTGGCACAGCTCGCTCCACGACAACACGTTGGCCTTCAAATAGTCTGTCAACGAGCCCTGGAAATGGAGGCAGACAACCAGTTAATATAACAGCACCTAGCAAATGTGGCTCACCTTGAAGTCAACATGCCACCATACCATCTGACATAATGCCAGCTGATTGTtctacctctaaccactagagggcagATATATTCAACACAGATAAAGACCATTCTAGTGTTTTCTGAAAAATAGGAAGGAACAGCTCTATCTAAGGTTGTCTAGTTAATAAATACTGGATCAGTGTTGCTACATAGACTTGCATTTTCACAACGACGCTTGATGTCTTGGGATAAATGTTAAATTCTAGCATGACTTCGTTGAATGAGTTGTGATTTAATTTGCTTTGTTTGTGCTGTGATCTTCTGACCAGCAGGGGGGGCTGTACCTTCTCGTGGTACGCTGTGATCAGCCACAGCTCTATGTCCATGTTGTTTCCCCTCTTCTCTGCTCCCAGGAAGTGGAGCAGGTTCTCATGCCTCATCCCGCTCAGGTTGTAGATCTCATACTCGTTCTGCCATGACTGCTTGTCCTGAGGACGCCAAACACACAGAAAACTGTTCAAGATGTACAATATCAACTGAGAATGGGTTTTGGATTCCTACTAGACatgaaaagaaaaaagaaaaaatatgATTGTTATTTAAAAATAGCATAATAATGTATGTTAGGTCATGTCAGTTGCTGCTCAGTGGTCAATCAAGGCCACTGTGGGCTTAGTGATTGGCCTCTAAAGTAGGGGGCTGGTCAGCCCAGGAGGATTACCTAGGGCCTGGAGCTTTAAGACTGATGACGCTCTCTTCTCCCTTCCAAAGAAGCAGAGAAAGCCTCCACACAGCCCTCTGTCCTGCTACTAGTGGTGGTTAGTGGTTACATTACTGTACCTGAATGGGGAATATTTTGACAGCCACGTAATCGTTGAGCAACTGAGCCTTCCACACGCAGCCGAAGCGCCCCCTGGCTTTGATCTCAATCAACTGCAGTGGCTTCTGTCCCaggatgggggagggaggcaTGGGCCCCGGGTCctgcagaggagaagagagagaaacacacatcaAACTCACTGTTTGTTACACAGACACCAAGCATTAAATGGGACTGCAGTACATTGAAGTAGGATCCAAAATGGCTTCCATGTTGCAGGGCCAATGGTTGGGCTATGGGGAAAAGAGAAACTTTTAACCAGCTGCTGGGCTGGGTGCTATGAAGCTTTGACAGAAGGGGCTTATGGGGGCTAGGGAAGTGATGAGCATGTTAAACTTAAATCACCAACCCGTCTCCTCTCTGGACTACTGGATGAGGCCTGACCTACTTACCGTAGAGTAGCAtggagggactgactgactgctgcagcACACCTGGTCTGGAGGGATATCTAGACCCGATTTACACTATAGGGCCAACCAGAACCATTCTGTTCTTTCCCGCTCGGCTTGGCCCAGGAGTTTACATTGCCTACTCTGAGCTGAGACCgccacttttgactggtactgtatactgtaggtacGGCTCTGATCTGCACTGGAGTCATGTAAAAGC
This genomic window contains:
- the LOC106582410 gene encoding activin receptor type-2A, with the translated sequence MGPATKLAFGVFLISCSSGAILGRMETQECVHYNYNPNPAAIQENRGNRSGIETCAGEKDKRRHCFATWRNVSGIVEIVKQGCWLDDHNCYDSTECVEKKESPDVFFCCCEGNMCNEKFVYTPDNTQAVQTTSNPVTQKPPVFTTLMYSLVPIIGITAIILFSFWMYRHHKLAYPLVLVPTQDPGPMPPSPILGQKPLQLIEIKARGRFGCVWKAQLLNDYVAVKIFPIQDKQSWQNEYEIYNLSGMRHENLLHFLGAEKRGNNMDIELWLITAYHEKGSLTDYLKANVLSWSELCHIAQTTARGLAYLHEDIPGLKDGHKPAIAHRDIKSKNILLKSNLTACIADFGLAQRFEAGKSAGDTHGQVGTRRYMAPEVLEGAINFQRDSFLRIDMYALGLVLWELAARCKAADGPVDEYMLPFEEEIGQHPSLEDMQDVVVHKKLRPTLRECWQKHTGLTMLCETIEECWDHEAEARLSAGCVEERMVQMQRLNNITAPEEIVTVVTMVTNVDYPPKESSL